The Bacteroidales bacterium genome has a window encoding:
- a CDS encoding ABC transporter permease, protein MIRNYILVALRNLRKHKFFTFISITGLSIGISCAILISVYILNELRYDTFNSKADRIYRVISFVKFGGTEAFYTGSPPPIAEVLRNEIPGIEEAGRFRPWGMFLVKSGQKHYKEFKGIYADPDIFNIFSIDLINGNSAALSDPNALFLSESAAKKYFSDKDPMGEELIINGEQPYIVKGVYRDIPSASHFHFDMMLAMSGLDESKTDEWLSNTYITYILLKKDVDTAGLQKKINELYYRYSEPQAIAFMGKTIDQLFKEGTFVEEVLQPLLQIHLHSDIEAEFEANGDIRYIYIFSAAVVLIMLLAVINFVNLSTVISSERTREVGIRRIMGSEKRYLVLQFLAESVIVTLIAVIIGVLLAQSLTPYFNLLSGKSLELPYSNTQFWITILSGGVLIGCMSGVYPALVLSSFKPVAMLSGKISKGNRGRKVRSFLVVFQFTVSTILIIGTITVYRQMNYIRNFKPGYLKEQVITIDVAGMPAENAIQFKNEVLKDKTFLAGTVSGFFPVANSLRNNNTFWKKGNRTPGASVNMQIWAVDKDYIKTMGMKIISGRDFSAGIPGDSAAIILNERAARRFDFDNPVGQEIQVYEGAFDSTMSEDLIRTMHIIGVVADFNWESLHENIGSLGMSLARSGEKVAFRFEPAKTNHAVKKIERAWQQINPGYPLDYTFLDKDYAQMYESENRTGRIISSFAIIAVVIACLGLFALASYVVEQRSKEIGIRKVMGASGSNIILILSREFTWLVIIAIMIAIPVSIVGIHLWLKSFVYKQPPGILHFIAVGAGVLILGLLTVAIQSYRAASADPADSVKTE, encoded by the coding sequence ATGATCCGGAATTATATTCTTGTTGCTTTAAGAAATCTTCGGAAGCATAAGTTTTTCACATTCATAAGTATAACAGGCCTGTCAATCGGTATTTCCTGCGCAATTCTTATTTCCGTTTACATCCTGAATGAACTGAGATATGATACGTTTAATTCAAAAGCCGACCGGATTTACAGGGTAATAAGCTTTGTGAAATTCGGCGGAACCGAAGCATTTTATACAGGAAGTCCACCGCCAATAGCTGAGGTTTTACGCAATGAAATACCCGGTATTGAAGAAGCCGGACGGTTCAGACCCTGGGGGATGTTCCTTGTAAAAAGCGGTCAAAAGCATTACAAGGAGTTTAAAGGAATATATGCCGATCCGGATATATTCAATATTTTTTCGATAGATCTTATAAACGGAAATTCGGCCGCACTAAGCGATCCGAACGCATTATTTCTTAGCGAATCTGCAGCCAAAAAGTATTTTTCAGACAAGGATCCGATGGGGGAAGAGCTCATCATAAACGGAGAACAGCCTTACATTGTCAAAGGTGTTTACAGGGATATTCCTTCGGCTTCTCATTTCCATTTTGATATGATGCTGGCTATGTCAGGACTGGATGAAAGCAAAACTGATGAATGGCTGAGCAATACATATATTACATACATACTGTTAAAAAAGGATGTTGATACAGCAGGGTTACAAAAGAAGATAAATGAATTGTATTACAGGTATTCCGAACCGCAGGCGATTGCATTTATGGGTAAAACCATCGATCAGTTATTCAAAGAAGGAACCTTCGTTGAGGAAGTGTTGCAACCACTTCTTCAAATACACTTACACTCTGATATAGAAGCGGAATTTGAAGCCAATGGCGACATCCGGTATATATATATATTCTCTGCTGCTGTAGTCTTAATTATGCTGTTAGCTGTAATCAATTTTGTGAATCTGTCTACGGTAATTTCATCCGAAAGAACAAGGGAAGTGGGCATAAGAAGGATAATGGGTTCTGAAAAGAGATATCTTGTTTTGCAATTCCTGGCTGAATCTGTAATAGTTACGCTCATTGCCGTGATTATAGGCGTTTTATTGGCCCAATCACTTACCCCTTATTTTAATTTGCTTTCAGGAAAATCACTCGAATTGCCATATTCAAATACCCAGTTCTGGATTACGATATTATCAGGCGGTGTTCTGATTGGTTGCATGTCCGGAGTTTACCCTGCTTTAGTGCTTTCCTCGTTTAAACCGGTTGCCATGCTTTCAGGTAAGATCTCAAAAGGTAACAGGGGAAGAAAGGTAAGAAGTTTTCTTGTCGTTTTCCAGTTCACCGTCTCGACTATTCTCATCATCGGAACCATTACGGTTTACAGGCAGATGAATTACATCAGGAATTTTAAGCCAGGATACCTGAAGGAACAAGTAATTACAATTGATGTCGCAGGAATGCCTGCAGAAAATGCAATTCAATTCAAAAATGAAGTATTGAAAGATAAAACCTTTTTAGCCGGAACGGTTTCAGGCTTTTTCCCGGTTGCCAATTCATTGCGGAATAATAACACTTTCTGGAAAAAAGGCAACCGCACACCAGGGGCTTCAGTGAATATGCAGATATGGGCAGTGGATAAAGACTATATCAAAACCATGGGGATGAAAATTATTTCAGGCAGGGATTTTTCGGCCGGCATACCCGGCGATTCCGCAGCAATAATTCTGAATGAAAGGGCCGCCCGTCGATTTGATTTTGATAATCCGGTTGGACAGGAAATCCAGGTATATGAGGGAGCATTTGATTCGACAATGAGCGAAGACCTGATCAGAACCATGCATATTATAGGTGTTGTAGCCGATTTTAACTGGGAATCGCTCCATGAAAATATTGGATCGCTTGGAATGTCGCTCGCCAGGTCAGGTGAAAAAGTAGCTTTCCGGTTTGAGCCTGCCAAAACGAATCATGCGGTTAAAAAGATTGAAAGGGCATGGCAGCAAATTAATCCGGGTTATCCCCTGGATTATACTTTCCTTGATAAAGACTATGCACAGATGTATGAATCGGAAAACCGCACCGGACGCATTATATCCTCATTTGCGATAATTGCTGTAGTTATAGCATGCCTGGGTCTTTTCGCTCTTGCTTCATATGTAGTGGAACAACGGTCAAAGGAAATCGGCATCCGGAAAGTAATGGGCGCTTCGGGGAGCAATATCATCCTGATCCTTTCACGTGAATTCACATGGCTTGTAATAATTGCGATTATGATAGCCATTCCGGTGTCCATCGTGGGCATTCATTTATGGCTAAAAAGTTTTGTGTATAAACAGCCACCTGGTATTCTTCATTTTATTGCCGTGGGTGCAGGCGTACTAATATTAGGCCTGCTAACAGTTGCTATTCAATCGTACAGGGCGGCATCGGCAGATCCGGCGGATTCGGTGAAGACGGAGTAA